A stretch of Stenotrophomonas indicatrix DNA encodes these proteins:
- a CDS encoding chemotaxis protein CheA encodes MSMDLQRFHATFFEESREGLDAMEAGLLALESGQQDPEIINSVFRAAHSIKGGAGTFGFDAIAGLTHVLETLLDELRAGKRALEGNAVDAMLSSVDVLRALLREAEHGQPADPAAVAAVKARLEAVLSGQAPAAAAPTAASKVDDTPEAWQIGFTPAPSLFMSGNDPLRIIRELEHLGSLQVAARMDRLPGFAQLDPLEAHLAWDLGLVGKVPRSKIEDTFAWVLDDCELDIRPAAPPSLATQAPAAAPVAAPAPATAAPTASTGASQEAETSIRVSVDKVDALINLVGELVITQAMLKQVSHALDPVHAESLFAGLDLLERNTRDLQEAVIGVRMLPVDAVFRRFPRLVRDLSGRLGKHVRLRTIGEGTELDKGLIEKIADPLVHLVRNSIDHGLEMPDVRRDAGKDETGTITLAASHQGGHIVIEVSDDGRGLNREKILAKAQERGLAVPDNPTDSQVWDLIFQPGFSTADAVTDLSGRGVGMDVVRRNIQALGGEVQIESGLGTGTRTLIRLPLTLAILDGMTVAVAGETLILPLAYVLEALQPQPDDIRSMAGEGRVLRVRGEYLPILSLSEYYGYGQRAPGSESLVVVVEGDGQKIALEVDELVGQQQVVVKNIENNYRRIGGVSGATILGDGRVALIVDIGGLVRSLRVPQAA; translated from the coding sequence ATGAGCATGGACCTGCAACGCTTCCACGCCACCTTCTTCGAGGAGAGCCGCGAAGGCCTCGACGCCATGGAGGCTGGCCTGCTGGCCCTGGAATCGGGACAACAGGACCCGGAGATCATCAACTCGGTGTTCCGTGCCGCCCACTCCATCAAGGGTGGCGCAGGCACGTTCGGTTTCGATGCCATCGCCGGGCTGACCCATGTGCTGGAAACGCTGCTCGATGAGCTGCGGGCCGGCAAGCGCGCACTGGAAGGCAACGCCGTCGATGCGATGCTGTCGTCGGTGGACGTACTGCGCGCCCTGTTGCGCGAGGCCGAGCACGGCCAGCCCGCCGATCCTGCAGCGGTCGCTGCGGTGAAGGCGCGCCTGGAAGCGGTGCTGTCCGGCCAGGCACCCGCCGCCGCTGCACCCACTGCCGCCAGCAAGGTGGACGACACGCCGGAAGCCTGGCAGATCGGCTTCACCCCGGCGCCGTCACTGTTCATGAGTGGCAACGACCCGTTGCGCATCATCCGCGAACTGGAACACCTGGGTTCGCTGCAGGTGGCCGCGCGCATGGATCGCCTGCCCGGCTTCGCCCAGCTCGACCCGCTTGAAGCCCACCTGGCGTGGGACCTGGGCCTGGTCGGCAAGGTGCCGCGCAGCAAGATCGAAGACACCTTCGCCTGGGTGCTGGACGACTGCGAACTGGACATCCGTCCGGCCGCACCGCCAAGCCTGGCCACGCAGGCACCGGCTGCCGCGCCGGTCGCTGCGCCTGCGCCCGCCACTGCCGCACCGACGGCCAGCACCGGGGCCAGCCAGGAAGCAGAAACCTCCATCCGTGTCAGCGTCGACAAGGTCGATGCACTGATCAACCTGGTCGGTGAACTGGTCATCACCCAGGCCATGCTCAAGCAGGTCTCGCACGCGCTGGACCCGGTGCATGCCGAGAGCCTGTTCGCCGGCCTGGACCTGCTTGAACGCAATACCCGCGACCTGCAGGAGGCTGTGATCGGCGTGCGCATGCTGCCGGTCGACGCAGTGTTCCGCCGCTTCCCGCGCTTGGTCCGCGACCTGTCCGGCCGCCTGGGCAAGCACGTGCGCCTGCGCACCATCGGCGAAGGCACCGAGCTGGACAAGGGCCTGATCGAGAAGATCGCCGATCCGCTGGTGCATCTGGTCCGCAATTCCATCGACCACGGCCTGGAAATGCCGGACGTGCGTCGCGATGCCGGCAAGGACGAGACCGGCACGATCACCCTGGCGGCCTCGCACCAGGGCGGTCATATCGTCATCGAAGTCAGCGACGACGGCCGCGGCCTGAACCGCGAGAAGATCCTGGCCAAGGCGCAGGAACGCGGCCTGGCCGTACCGGACAACCCCACCGACTCGCAGGTCTGGGACCTGATCTTCCAGCCCGGCTTCTCCACCGCCGATGCGGTCACCGACCTGTCCGGTCGTGGCGTGGGCATGGACGTGGTCCGCCGCAACATCCAGGCACTCGGTGGCGAGGTGCAGATTGAAAGCGGCCTCGGCACCGGCACCCGTACGCTGATCCGGCTGCCGTTGACCCTGGCCATCCTCGACGGCATGACCGTGGCGGTGGCCGGCGAAACCCTGATCCTGCCGCTGGCCTACGTGCTTGAAGCACTGCAGCCGCAGCCTGACGACATCCGCAGCATGGCCGGCGAAGGCCGCGTGCTGCGCGTGCGTGGCGAATACCTGCCGATCCTGTCGCTGAGCGAGTACTACGGCTATGGCCAGCGTGCACCCGGCAGTGAATCGCTGGTGGTGGTGGTTGAAGGCGATGGCCAGAAGATCGCGCTGGAAGTGGACGAACTGGTCGGCCAGCAGCAGGTCGTGGTGAAGAACATCGAGAACAACTACCGCCGCATCGGCGGGGTCTCCGGTGCCACCATCCTCGGCGATGGCCGCGTCGCCCTGATCGTCGACATCGGCGGCCTGGTGCGTTCGCTGCGGGTGCCGCAGGCCGCCTGA
- a CDS encoding response regulator, which produces MSARILVVDDSASMRQMVSFALTSAGFAVEEAEDGAVALGRAKGQRFNAVVTDVNMPNMDGIALIRELRQLPDYKFTPMLMLTTESAADKKSEGKAAGATGWLVKPFNPEQLVATVQKVLG; this is translated from the coding sequence ATGAGCGCACGTATCTTGGTGGTGGACGATTCGGCGTCGATGCGCCAGATGGTTTCCTTCGCCCTCACCTCGGCCGGTTTTGCCGTCGAAGAAGCTGAAGACGGCGCGGTCGCGCTCGGACGCGCCAAGGGCCAGCGCTTCAATGCGGTGGTCACCGACGTCAACATGCCGAACATGGACGGCATCGCGCTGATCCGCGAACTGCGCCAGCTGCCGGACTACAAGTTCACGCCGATGCTGATGCTGACCACCGAGTCGGCAGCGGACAAGAAGTCCGAAGGCAAGGCCGCCGGTGCCACCGGCTGGCTGGTGAAGCCGTTCAATCCCGAACAGCTGGTCGCCACCGTGCAGAAAGTGCTGGGCTGA
- a CDS encoding STAS domain-containing protein — MSTVELGEDLGIESSTELKNRLSPLVAEAGELTLDASQVGRIHTASVQVLCAFVQARREAGLGTGFHGCTATFRDAARLLGVTQALGLDVPHDNLKSVENAA; from the coding sequence ATGAGCACTGTCGAACTGGGTGAGGATCTCGGCATCGAGAGCAGCACCGAGCTCAAGAACCGCCTTTCGCCCTTGGTGGCGGAAGCAGGCGAGCTGACCCTGGATGCAAGCCAGGTCGGCCGCATCCACACCGCCAGCGTGCAGGTGCTGTGCGCCTTCGTGCAGGCCCGCCGCGAGGCAGGCCTTGGCACCGGCTTCCACGGTTGCACTGCAACCTTCCGTGACGCTGCACGCCTGCTGGGCGTCACCCAGGCCCTGGGCCTGGACGTACCCCATGACAACCTGAAATCTGTGGAGAACGCTGCATGA
- a CDS encoding chemotaxis protein CheW, which produces MNTTGMLDDYLDELLGDIAVAPVAADAAPRPTSAAADGEREPTWDDLPAEVVYETDAFAVAPANDDASLEAAFDAAATPAADTGREPTWDDLPAEVIYETDAVAAAPASDDVSLEAAFDAAATPAADTGREPTWDDLPAEVIYETDAVAAAPANDDAALEAAFDAANVPAVDTEREPTWDDLPAEVVHETASVATAAVAPPAPEPTWDDLPDEVIYETDAADSLAHTDSPGLQAAFEAAADGEVVADIAAPAIAKAAARPAPATMPSMTRAAVAPPPQFAVDTPSSNRPGSWQELQAQAHQPASSPHPQNRRAGERTSRWLRLRCGTQAYALELLKVQEVVLPVPLLPLRGTAPEMLGIMNLRGQVVPVMDLGLHLGAASAEDDAQTRIVVLEENGETLGLRVSAVEDVANLTDSQIEPPDTARICQISNELFRGVARISQRPMILLDATQLLG; this is translated from the coding sequence ATGAACACCACCGGGATGCTGGACGACTATCTGGACGAGCTGCTCGGCGACATTGCCGTCGCACCGGTCGCCGCTGATGCCGCGCCACGCCCGACGAGCGCAGCAGCCGACGGCGAGCGCGAGCCGACCTGGGACGATCTGCCGGCCGAAGTGGTCTACGAAACCGACGCCTTCGCAGTGGCCCCGGCCAACGACGATGCTTCGCTCGAAGCCGCATTCGACGCGGCTGCCACGCCTGCGGCCGACACCGGGCGCGAGCCGACCTGGGACGATCTGCCGGCCGAAGTGATCTACGAAACCGACGCCGTCGCAGCGGCCCCGGCCAGCGACGACGTTTCGCTCGAGGCCGCCTTCGACGCTGCTGCCACGCCTGCGGCCGATACCGGGCGCGAGCCGACCTGGGACGATCTGCCGGCGGAGGTGATCTACGAAACCGACGCCGTCGCAGCCGCTCCGGCCAACGATGATGCGGCCTTGGAGGCTGCTTTCGACGCCGCCAACGTGCCTGCGGTCGACACAGAGCGCGAGCCCACCTGGGACGACCTGCCGGCCGAGGTCGTCCATGAAACCGCGTCGGTGGCCACTGCCGCTGTCGCACCGCCCGCGCCCGAACCCACCTGGGATGACCTGCCGGACGAAGTGATCTACGAAACCGACGCCGCCGACAGCCTGGCGCACACCGACAGCCCCGGATTGCAGGCCGCCTTCGAAGCCGCCGCCGACGGCGAAGTGGTTGCTGACATCGCTGCGCCGGCCATTGCCAAGGCCGCCGCGCGCCCCGCACCAGCAACGATGCCATCGATGACCCGCGCCGCTGTCGCACCGCCGCCGCAGTTCGCGGTGGACACCCCCTCCAGCAACCGCCCCGGTTCCTGGCAGGAGCTGCAGGCCCAGGCGCATCAGCCCGCCAGCAGCCCGCATCCGCAGAACCGCCGCGCCGGCGAACGCACGTCGCGTTGGCTGCGCCTGCGCTGTGGCACCCAGGCCTACGCGCTGGAACTGCTGAAGGTGCAGGAAGTGGTGCTGCCGGTGCCGTTGCTGCCACTGCGCGGCACTGCCCCGGAAATGCTCGGCATCATGAACCTGCGTGGCCAGGTGGTGCCGGTGATGGATCTCGGCCTGCACCTGGGTGCGGCCTCCGCCGAGGATGACGCGCAGACCCGCATCGTCGTGCTTGAGGAGAACGGCGAGACCCTGGGCCTGCGTGTGTCGGCCGTGGAGGACGTCGCCAACCTGACCGACTCGCAGATCGAACCACCCGATACCGCCCGCATCTGCCAGATCTCCAATGAACTGTTCCGTGGCGTGGCCCGCATCAGCCAGCGGCCGATGATCCTGCTCGACGCCACGCAGCTGCTGGGGTGA
- a CDS encoding ParA family protein, with amino-acid sequence MRIWAVANQKGGVGKTTTTLALGRGLAALGHRVLLIDLDPHASLTRAFGVPIEPAPAGVLELFGAPPADLSTLSHASNIGGLDYVCAQASLATLERRSANQPGLGLALQNALARHQGQHDYILLDCAPTLGLLMINALAAADRLIIPTQAEPLALHGLDGMVRTGEMVERSRRRPLPISILPTLFDRRTRTGNESLRAMQDRHASRVWEDAIPIDTRISNAAGLTLPSIGEDYPGRGLAAYRRALNWILGEDARALEQAA; translated from the coding sequence ATGCGCATCTGGGCAGTCGCCAACCAGAAGGGCGGAGTCGGCAAGACCACCACCACCCTCGCCCTCGGTCGCGGCCTGGCCGCGCTCGGCCACCGCGTGCTGCTGATCGATCTCGATCCGCATGCCTCGCTGACCCGCGCCTTCGGCGTGCCGATCGAGCCGGCACCGGCCGGCGTGCTGGAGCTGTTCGGCGCACCGCCGGCCGACCTCTCCACGCTCAGCCATGCCAGCAACATCGGCGGACTCGATTACGTGTGCGCGCAGGCCTCGCTGGCCACGCTGGAACGACGCAGCGCCAACCAGCCTGGCCTCGGCCTGGCCCTGCAGAACGCGCTCGCCCGCCACCAGGGCCAGCACGACTACATCCTGCTGGACTGCGCACCGACCCTGGGCCTGCTGATGATCAATGCGCTGGCCGCGGCCGATCGCCTGATCATTCCCACCCAGGCCGAGCCGTTGGCCCTGCACGGCCTGGATGGCATGGTCCGCACCGGCGAGATGGTCGAGCGTTCGCGCCGCCGGCCGCTGCCGATCTCGATCCTGCCGACGCTGTTCGACCGCCGCACCCGCACCGGCAATGAATCGCTGCGCGCCATGCAGGACCGCCACGCGAGCCGCGTCTGGGAAGACGCGATTCCGATCGACACCCGCATCAGCAACGCGGCCGGCCTGACCCTGCCGAGCATCGGTGAGGACTACCCGGGACGCGGCCTGGCAGCCTATCGGCGTGCGTTGAACTGGATCCTCGGTGAGGACGCACGTGCCCTGGAGCAGGCGGCATGA
- the motD gene encoding flagellar motor protein MotD: protein MARRKHHEEHANHEAWAIPYADLMTLLLAFFVVMYAISSVNEGKYRIMADALTDAFGGAPRTINPVQVGNKQVQGGGWDSPSVIKSGTKIGPSAPAPSHDPTLLPAMASQMRMPVSVHNQEQIARAERQLNSIADRLTAALAPLIDRGMISVRRTELWIEVEINSDILFPTGSAALDVHARDTLASLAGVLRDVPNSVRVEGHTDNVPIATATFPSNWELSAGRAASVVHLFADQGLQPSRLAMVGYGQFRPREDNDSAQGRNRNRRVMVIILADTSHSVDPLGERLNAATGAARSASEQAATAPATTPTSPIAPVQLPPVPAGSRVGAAVPPAMKE from the coding sequence ATGGCCCGCCGCAAGCACCACGAAGAGCACGCCAATCACGAGGCATGGGCCATCCCCTATGCCGACCTGATGACGCTGCTGCTCGCCTTCTTCGTGGTCATGTACGCGATCTCCTCGGTCAACGAGGGCAAGTACCGGATCATGGCCGACGCCCTCACCGATGCCTTCGGTGGTGCGCCGCGCACCATCAATCCGGTGCAGGTGGGCAACAAGCAGGTGCAGGGCGGCGGCTGGGACAGCCCGTCGGTGATCAAGTCCGGCACCAAGATCGGGCCGTCCGCGCCCGCGCCCTCGCACGACCCCACCCTGCTGCCGGCGATGGCCTCGCAGATGCGCATGCCGGTGTCGGTGCACAACCAGGAACAGATCGCGCGTGCCGAGCGCCAGCTCAACAGCATCGCCGACCGCCTGACCGCGGCGCTGGCGCCACTGATCGACCGCGGCATGATCAGCGTGCGCCGTACCGAACTGTGGATCGAAGTGGAGATCAACAGCGACATCCTGTTCCCGACCGGCTCGGCGGCGCTGGACGTGCATGCGCGCGACACCCTGGCCAGCCTGGCCGGCGTGCTGCGCGACGTGCCCAACAGCGTGCGCGTGGAAGGACACACCGACAACGTGCCGATCGCCACCGCCACCTTCCCGTCCAACTGGGAGCTGTCGGCCGGGCGCGCGGCCAGCGTGGTGCATCTGTTTGCCGACCAGGGGCTGCAGCCATCGCGGCTGGCGATGGTCGGCTACGGCCAGTTCCGCCCCCGCGAAGACAACGACAGCGCACAGGGCCGCAATCGCAACCGGCGGGTGATGGTCATCATCCTGGCCGACACCAGTCATTCGGTGGACCCGCTCGGCGAACGCCTGAATGCCGCCACCGGCGCTGCCCGCAGCGCCAGCGAACAGGCCGCCACCGCACCGGCCACCACCCCCACTTCCCCCATCGCACCGGTGCAGTTGCCACCGGTGCCGGCTGGCAGCCGCGTCGGCGCCGCCGTTCCCCCGGCAATGAAGGAGTAA
- a CDS encoding flagellar motor protein → MDRLSLIGLFLALASLVGGSILKGAGLASLWSPAAFVIVIVGTIAAILLHTSPAVFKHAFKIVRWVVRPPHSDRRELIQQIVEWSNIARRQGLLGLESQVEAQQDPFLRKGLQLLVDGVEPESIRHMLEIELGSQEHQDQAAAKVFESMGIYAPTLGIIGAVLGLIAVMKNLADPSKLGHGIAAAFTATIYGIASANLLFLPIAAKLKGVIAHSSRDREMVIEGLISIAQGENPRNIETNLSGFLH, encoded by the coding sequence ATGGATAGACTCAGCCTCATTGGACTTTTCCTCGCCCTGGCCTCGCTGGTCGGTGGCAGCATCCTCAAGGGCGCCGGCCTGGCGTCGTTGTGGTCGCCTGCGGCGTTCGTGATCGTCATCGTCGGCACCATCGCCGCCATCCTGCTGCACACCTCGCCAGCGGTGTTCAAGCACGCCTTCAAGATCGTGCGCTGGGTCGTGCGGCCGCCGCACAGCGACCGTCGTGAACTGATCCAGCAGATCGTGGAATGGAGCAACATCGCCCGCCGCCAGGGCCTGCTCGGCCTGGAATCGCAGGTGGAAGCGCAGCAGGACCCGTTCCTGCGCAAGGGCCTGCAGCTGCTGGTGGACGGCGTTGAACCCGAATCGATCCGGCACATGCTGGAGATCGAACTGGGCAGCCAGGAGCACCAGGACCAGGCCGCTGCCAAGGTGTTTGAAAGCATGGGCATCTATGCGCCCACGCTGGGCATCATCGGCGCCGTGCTCGGCCTGATCGCGGTAATGAAGAACCTCGCCGACCCGAGCAAGCTCGGCCATGGCATCGCCGCCGCGTTCACCGCCACCATCTACGGCATCGCCTCGGCCAACCTGCTGTTCCTGCCCATCGCCGCCAAGCTGAAGGGCGTGATCGCCCATTCCAGCCGCGACCGCGAAATGGTCATCGAAGGCCTGATCTCGATTGCCCAGGGCGAGAACCCGCGCAACATCGAAACCAACCTCTCCGGCTTCCTGCACTGA
- a CDS encoding chemotaxis protein CheA — translation MGAVADDITADFIIEAQEILDRLGEQLVSLEQAPQDNEQLNAVFRGYHTLKGGAGFLGITAMVELCHAAEEALGAARAGQAVLQAHHFDAAQQSLDYLQSMLDAVSSGTEPGFAPPELVAQFDVHGGGAAAPAAAAPGAGGGDLITDDEFEALLDQLHGGKAPTTVAAAKKADDMISEDEFEALLDQLHGGAAPGSNTTAAAVAVPAPRPAPSPAPPAAKPAPNKPVAEAEHTVRVDTKRLDAIVNLIGELVLSRNRLKTLRARLRDEELDRAVSTLDIATARLQSAVMRTRMQPVGKVFSRFPKVARDVARSLKKEVDLELIGAETELDRNLVEALADPLVHLVRNAIDHGVEMPDLREAQGKPRMGHVRLSAQQEGDYVSIEVQDDGAGIDPEKLRAKAREKGLIDPEAAARLSSEECLHLVFLPGFSTKQQVTDISGRGVGMDVVQSRIRELSGQIQIQSELGRGSRFMIRVPLTLAILPTLLVQAGEDVYALPLARVMEVLHAPRTSLGWFDGRAVLDRRSHTLALVDLRQWLDVTPATSPLLTIVVLQAGEARFGLVVDQVRGREEVVIKPLPKALRGLRGYAGATLIGDGRMALILDVDGLR, via the coding sequence ATGGGCGCAGTAGCCGACGACATCACTGCCGATTTCATCATCGAGGCCCAGGAGATCCTGGATCGCCTCGGCGAACAGCTGGTGTCGCTGGAACAGGCACCGCAGGACAATGAACAGCTCAACGCGGTGTTCCGCGGCTACCACACGCTGAAGGGCGGCGCAGGTTTCCTCGGCATCACCGCAATGGTCGAGCTGTGCCACGCCGCCGAGGAAGCGCTGGGCGCCGCACGCGCCGGCCAGGCCGTCCTGCAGGCGCATCACTTCGATGCCGCCCAGCAGTCACTGGACTACCTGCAGTCGATGCTTGACGCGGTGTCTTCGGGCACCGAGCCGGGCTTTGCCCCGCCCGAACTGGTCGCCCAGTTCGACGTGCATGGCGGCGGCGCTGCCGCGCCTGCGGCCGCTGCGCCGGGTGCGGGCGGTGGCGACCTGATCACCGACGATGAATTCGAGGCCCTGCTCGACCAGTTGCATGGCGGCAAGGCGCCGACAACCGTGGCGGCGGCGAAGAAGGCCGACGACATGATCAGCGAGGACGAGTTCGAGGCATTGCTCGACCAGCTGCATGGCGGCGCCGCTCCGGGCAGCAACACCACCGCAGCGGCTGTTGCGGTACCGGCACCGCGACCGGCGCCCTCGCCGGCCCCGCCCGCTGCCAAGCCCGCACCCAACAAGCCTGTCGCCGAAGCCGAACACACCGTGCGCGTGGACACCAAGCGCCTGGACGCCATCGTCAACCTGATCGGCGAACTGGTGCTGTCACGAAACCGGTTGAAGACGCTGCGCGCGCGCCTGCGCGATGAAGAGCTGGACCGCGCCGTGTCCACGCTGGATATCGCCACCGCGCGCCTGCAGTCGGCGGTGATGCGCACCCGCATGCAGCCGGTCGGCAAGGTGTTCTCGCGCTTCCCGAAGGTGGCGCGCGACGTTGCGCGTTCGCTGAAGAAGGAAGTGGACCTGGAACTGATCGGCGCCGAAACCGAGCTCGACCGCAACCTGGTCGAAGCGTTGGCCGACCCGCTGGTGCACCTGGTCCGCAACGCCATCGACCATGGCGTGGAAATGCCGGACCTGCGCGAAGCGCAAGGCAAGCCGCGGATGGGCCACGTGCGCCTGTCGGCACAGCAGGAAGGCGACTACGTCAGCATCGAAGTGCAGGACGATGGCGCCGGCATCGATCCGGAAAAACTGCGCGCCAAGGCGCGCGAGAAGGGCCTGATTGATCCGGAAGCCGCCGCTCGCCTGAGCAGCGAGGAATGCCTGCACCTGGTGTTCCTGCCAGGGTTCTCGACCAAGCAGCAGGTCACCGACATTTCCGGCCGCGGCGTCGGCATGGACGTGGTGCAGTCGCGCATCCGCGAGCTGAGCGGGCAGATCCAGATCCAGTCGGAACTGGGCCGCGGCAGCCGTTTCATGATCCGCGTACCGCTGACCCTGGCGATCCTGCCGACCCTGCTGGTGCAGGCCGGCGAAGACGTCTACGCACTGCCGCTGGCCCGTGTGATGGAAGTGCTGCATGCGCCGCGCACCTCGCTGGGCTGGTTCGACGGCCGCGCCGTGCTCGACCGCCGCTCGCACACGCTGGCGCTGGTCGACCTGCGGCAATGGCTGGATGTGACGCCGGCCACCTCGCCCCTGCTGACCATCGTCGTGCTGCAGGCCGGTGAAGCACGCTTCGGGCTGGTGGTGGACCAGGTGCGCGGGCGTGAGGAAGTGGTCATCAAGCCACTGCCCAAGGCCCTGCGCGGCCTGCGTGGTTATGCCGGTGCAACCCTGATCGGCGATGGTCGCATGGCGCTGATCCTGGACGTGGACGGGCTGCGCTGA
- a CDS encoding protein phosphatase CheZ — protein MDTTVDKSALALRLQEALDALESGDEAAWRQRIDGLVALRTQPMMSGLSRLARELGQALGELPTVPDEAGELDDACARLDHVVAMTEQATHRTLDLAEECRSLTEQLRADGLQPGQDVQLDRIRHNLTEIALTQSYQDLTGQIIRRVVGIVRRVHEGFGALGLPPEQHRTDPELAGPALKGLDRHAVSQNDADDLLSDLGL, from the coding sequence ATGGATACCACGGTCGACAAGAGCGCCCTCGCCCTGCGCCTGCAGGAAGCCCTGGATGCACTGGAATCCGGCGACGAGGCGGCGTGGCGCCAGCGCATCGACGGCCTGGTCGCGCTGCGCACCCAGCCGATGATGAGCGGCCTTTCGCGGCTGGCCCGCGAGCTGGGCCAGGCGCTGGGCGAACTGCCGACCGTGCCCGATGAAGCCGGCGAGCTGGACGATGCCTGCGCGCGCCTGGACCACGTGGTGGCGATGACCGAACAGGCTACCCACCGCACCCTGGACCTGGCCGAAGAGTGCCGCAGCCTGACCGAACAGCTGCGCGCCGACGGCCTGCAGCCGGGCCAGGACGTGCAGCTCGACCGCATCCGCCACAACCTCACAGAGATCGCCCTGACCCAGAGCTACCAGGACCTGACCGGGCAGATCATCCGTCGCGTGGTGGGCATCGTCCGCCGCGTGCACGAAGGCTTCGGCGCGCTCGGCCTGCCGCCGGAACAGCATCGCACCGATCCGGAACTGGCTGGGCCGGCACTGAAGGGACTGGACCGCCATGCGGTCTCGCAGAACGACGCCGACGACCTGTTGTCGGATCTGGGGCTGTAA
- the cheY gene encoding chemotaxis response regulator CheY → MNKNMRILIVDDFSTMRRIVKNLLGDLGFTNTAEAEDGHAALSLLQSQPFDFVVTDWNMPVMTGIELLKAIRADAKLKTLPVLMVTAEAKREQIIEAAQNGVNGYIIKPFTAQTLEEKLGKIFERLAASA, encoded by the coding sequence TTGAACAAGAACATGCGCATCCTGATCGTCGACGATTTCTCGACCATGCGTCGTATCGTCAAGAACCTGCTGGGCGATCTGGGCTTCACCAATACCGCCGAAGCCGAGGACGGGCATGCCGCGCTGTCGCTGCTGCAGAGCCAGCCGTTCGACTTCGTGGTCACCGACTGGAACATGCCGGTGATGACCGGCATCGAACTGCTCAAAGCCATCCGTGCCGATGCCAAGCTGAAGACCCTGCCGGTGCTGATGGTGACTGCCGAAGCCAAGCGCGAGCAGATCATCGAAGCGGCGCAGAACGGCGTGAACGGTTACATCATCAAGCCGTTCACCGCACAGACGCTGGAAGAGAAGCTCGGCAAGATCTTCGAACGCCTGGCGGCCAGCGCTTGA
- a CDS encoding RNA polymerase sigma factor FliA yields MKGAAQYREVQRTAANEVIAQHSDLVRRIAHHLAARLPASVEVDDLIQAGMMGLIEASRSYDADQGASFETYASIRIRGSMIDEIRRGDWVPRSVHRRARDAAATIRRLEQSTGRAASATEVAAAMEMPLPEYLRLMEDASRGQVLSLESRIEDQGELDTVAQGGPTPQQVLERGEFGRELGNAIGHLPEREQLVLSLYYEQELNLKEIGAVLGVSESRVCQIHGQAVLRLRGRLKIFEAADAGLES; encoded by the coding sequence ATGAAAGGCGCCGCCCAGTACAGAGAGGTCCAGCGCACGGCGGCCAACGAGGTCATCGCCCAGCACTCGGACCTGGTGCGGCGCATCGCCCACCATCTGGCGGCACGCCTGCCGGCCAGCGTTGAGGTGGACGACCTGATCCAGGCCGGCATGATGGGCCTGATTGAAGCCTCGCGCAGCTACGACGCCGACCAGGGTGCCTCGTTCGAGACCTACGCCTCGATCCGCATCCGCGGTTCGATGATCGATGAGATCCGTCGTGGCGACTGGGTACCGCGTTCGGTGCACCGCCGTGCACGTGACGCTGCGGCCACCATCCGCCGCCTGGAGCAGAGCACCGGCCGCGCCGCCAGTGCCACCGAAGTGGCCGCCGCGATGGAGATGCCGCTGCCCGAGTACCTGCGCCTGATGGAGGACGCCTCGCGCGGCCAGGTACTGAGCCTGGAGTCGCGCATTGAAGACCAGGGCGAGCTGGACACCGTCGCCCAGGGCGGCCCGACCCCGCAGCAGGTGCTGGAGCGCGGTGAATTCGGCCGCGAGCTGGGCAATGCCATCGGCCACCTGCCCGAGCGCGAACAGCTGGTGCTGTCGCTCTACTACGAGCAGGAACTGAACCTGAAAGAGATCGGCGCAGTGCTCGGCGTGAGCGAGTCGCGGGTCTGCCAGATCCACGGCCAGGCGGTCCTGCGCCTGCGTGGCCGACTGAAGATTTTCGAGGCGGCCGACGCCGGCCTCGAGAGCTGA